CTcacttttccttcctttctctctgaaTGAGTTTATCTCCTTTTTCAcctcttcctctctttttctaAAAACTTTTTCTTTCTCAAAGCGTTCCTTCTGCCTACGACGCTCTTCATCTTGACGTCTCTGTTTCTCCCGCTGCAGTCtctcatattctctctctctttcaaagtCTCTCTCCCGCTCCCTGTAATCTTTTCCATATTCATCTTCAGGTCTGTATGAAAAACACAGCGAGAAATTAAGCTTAGAAGACTGGATAATCAAAATCACAGATCTGTGTAATCAAAACTACAGCTCCAAATTTGCATCAATGTTGTCAGACACGGATTTGTAGATTTTAGACAAGAGTTAAAATATCCTAGAAGCCTACAGTCATATTTTACTACAGATACAGAAATAACTGCAGTGAGGATGTAAATCTTGATAATGAGTGAGAACACTACAGATAGGAAGTCCCACAGTTCTAGTCACATAGCTGACTAACTCCCTCAGTGGCCTTGGAAATTACTTAAATCTCTGCCTCATTCCTCGGACACATGGGGGAAACCCACACCTGTATACATCACATGGACGTTGTGAGGATTAGTTATTGCAGTATATGGTTGTCATTCTGGGCTGCATTCtggcataagaatggccatacttttCCTTCCTGCCAAGGCCTCTAAAGGGATATACATTATGAGTATTGTGGACTTAAAGTGACCCCTATGCTCTCAGAAGCTGCTATAAGTGCAGGCTATGGAGCTGTTCTCATTTATGCTAGAGACTGTGCAAGCCCAAAGCCAGCCCCAGAATTTGGAGGACAcagaggtggcttaaagccatcttTGCCCAACAGCTGTGCCTCCTGAATTGGGCTCCATTTGTAAATATCTTCAAATGAAAGCCCAAGTGTTTATGATAAAACACTAAAATTTGTCTATTAAACAAACAGCTATGAAATAGTTCAAGTCCAGATggacccaccccactccctgatcATGAGTAAACTCTCCCAGACAATTCAGATCAGAGACATTTCTTCATTTGAATTCAAAAGCTGTTCCTGGACAGCGCAGCCTAAGTTTTAAATAGTCTAGAAGGGCTGGGGTTTTTTGGTAAGTCATATATACTAAGTACTGGAATACTAACTTTTTTGCCTTCTCCTCTTTAGTCTCCCCATCGGATCGTTTGGCTGACACGCTGATTAGTGCGCCAGCAGACTTTTCTTCCCTCACGATTTCTTTTTCCAGTTTCTTGAACTTTTCCTTTTTCTCCAAGTCTCTTTCATCTTTCTCTGGTTTCTTAAGTAGCTGTGAAGAAAAACACACATTCGATTTAATCAAAGGCTCATTCTAATTCTACTCTGCAGCACAGTATAATTTAGCTACTCAGTTGAAGTGACTTCTGCTTAACATGAGAAATATACATATATGTAACTAGTTATTTCCATACTCCCTATGCTCAGAGGTAGTAATGTCTACAACTAAAATAATGATCCCAATCCCAGAATAGGATTCATTGCCCTGTACAGTATGAGAACAAGATAAAATACTGAAGATGGTAATAAAATATAGCCAGTTACCCAGATTATATTAAATTCATATGTTCTGGGGAATGAAAGCATATACACAAGTATTCAAATGAAAATTGTTTATTAAAGATAAAACTAAAGCAACTAACAATCAACATACAAATCCTTACTGTACTTTAACAAAAGCATGAACATTATGAAATAACTAGTCTACTCCTTCAAGATCATGAATTACTCTTGGATAAGTATTCAGTGAACACATTTTGTATGCAACTTttacagggaagggggaggaaaacGGCCTATAACAATGATATGTTCTGTACCTTAATCTTTGGTTCGTCCTTTGATTTATCCCTTTCTTTCTCTGGGCATTTATCAACTTTCTTCAGTTTTTCTgcttcttttctcttccttctttcttcttctttccatttcctcctttcttcttctctttgtctttttctttccagttcccttcttctcctctcctctcttttttcttctctcagtctctggaaagggggcgggggggcgggaagggggagaacaaaaaaaaaaaaaatatttcccacattagaaaaaaaaagttacttttaaaagTTCCATAAGATACCATGTCCTAAAATGACACAAAATTCTCTAAAATATATAGCTTTATAAAACATTTGTGTCTCCTGTTGTATCCTACTTTTAAGCAACTTATTGAAAGCTTCAAAATTCACTGGAGCAGCATTATGATGTATATTTCAGATATCAGTAACTCCATATTTTAATGGAGGTTAAAATGAAACACCCACACATCAGAACCCACCCTAAAAAGTTAAACACATCTGAAAGAAAAATAGGTTCATAGGAGAGAAATCACCAAGAGGGCATTAAATTAAATCCTGGTAGCTGCAAACGGTATGTTAAACAGAAGATGGCTTGCCAATCACACAGCTGCAGCTCACATCGCTCAGTGTTCCACTGTGACAAGGACTGTTATTAAACCACCATGTTAAGCAAAATATAGCTTGATATCAATTCTCTGGAAGCCACTATCAATCCCTGCTAAAACGCACAGTTTGTTAAGCATGAACCCAGGTTATACCAAGTATTTGGGATACAGAGTACAAGGAAACCCCACCCCATTTTAAACATGATTATAATTATTAGACTAAGGCCCTGTACACACTATATTTTTCCTCTGCAAGCATGCACTAGATCTGCTCCACTACACTTACCATCTGCTGAGCAGCATGGATTCAGTTAGGCAGCAGGATGCAGTCCCGTAGCAGAACAATCAGTTGTAGGacgtttcctccccccacccagcctttTTTAAGTTTCACAACTTTCTTCTGAGGAGAGAAGGAAGCAGGAAGTGCTCCCACCTACCTGAACAATTCTGTAGCTCTGGGAGAATTATTTAAAACAAGGTCTTTAGATACATTTACCACATAAGAAAATCTTACTATACAGACATCACTGTACATACACAAGTTCTAAGAGCAAGTTATCAAAAACTGTAACCCAAAAAGATTCTACATAGATTATACAGAGAAATCATACCTGTTTGTTTTTCAAGAAGTTCAGAAGGGGAGTTGTCTTTTTAGCTAAataaacattaagaacataaaTATTTTTGCCTTTACAAATATCAAGATATGTTTGCATAAGTTAGATGGGAAAGACTTCTCAGTCTATATTAAGTTTTGCTCAGTTTCAGTCTTACTTGTACCACAACTTCTCTCTCTTCTTGAAATGTATACTCTTCATTTACTTATAAATGGCTATGTCTCCTCATTTAATGTTTTAGCTAAACTAAATGAGCCGTAACTTACATTTATATATCACTTCCCATCCCACAGTACTAATATTAAAGGAGCCAATGCACCCATCACTGGAATTTAACAGCACATAACACAGGTGTTTAGTATAGGTAGTGGAAAGGATTATTATATGCAATTTAAACTAAGAAGAGGGACTGGAACAGGGATGAATAAAGTAGATCTTCACTAGTAGTATTACTCTAAGGACTTAATGATACTAAATAATCTAAAAAGGAATGTAGAGTCCCCAAAGTTCAAAAGTCACAAACCTACAAAATATTGTACTTCGTATGTCTTCCTACACTGTGAGAAGAGGTTCATATACAAGATATCAGTTTTCATACCTATTAACTCTTTGTTTCTTGCCTCTATTTCCTCTAGTAGTGTTTCAGGAGTCGATGTTAACTTTTCATCATCTGCACTgtaactttccaaaaacttcttaTACTCTGGGTCTGGAGAGAAAGATTGGTTTGTGCTACAAAATACACATACTGACCCCTCTTCTGGGAATTTCAGTAGTCACTCTGCATTTTCAAACTTACGAACAAACAAGAATGGGTTATATAGTCTTATGAGCTGCTGCCCAATATTTATCTTTAGCCAAGTTAAATCTAACTCTGAGGCAGGAACCATGTCTGGTTATGTTTTGTAAAGTACACAATTAATAGTAATAATGCAAGATTTTAACAACTTTATTCCATAGTGTGCTTATTAAGATATTGTATTGGTTTTGCAATTGTCTGTTTTTCTTCTAGTGTACCAAGCCTACAAAAGCtaactgggacaaggaccatctTTTCATTACATGTATGGGTGTTAGCTAGTACAACAGGACCCTATCCCTTGCTGGGGACCACTAGGTACtatcataataatatcaataATACCTTAAGTACTTTTGTTATAGTAAAACAGACAAGTTATTTTGAAAAACAGAAATGTAATTGTTGCACGTTAAGTGTTTAGTATCAAACATATTGTTACACTAGGACACCACACAGTCAAAATAAATTCAAATTTCTATTAGATACCATGCACCACATAAATCTCCACATATGCATGCATACAAACAACCAACCCTAGTAGTTATACCATCATCAATAGTCCCAGTTTTGGCATCCTTTTTCTTATTCTTCTTTTTTGCAGATTTTTGGAAAGGTGCAAATTCTACTATGGCAGCATACTCCTGACCTGttaaatgtaaaatgttaaaactgtttaatcaccaaggtaaaaaaaacaacacactaaATTCCTGACAGTGTATTATATTGGAGGAGGTACACTGGGGCGTGTTTATAAGAAACAATACTAGAACAGATAAATAGATAGTAGCTATGAAATTTATGTTTATATATCTGACCACATGACAACATTATTTATAACCCTTTCATCGcaagaggatctcaaagcactttccagcctatacacaaaatacatacaaaactacattaaaagaaagttaaagttgcaaaatgtaatactcaaaagttaggaaatgccagagctAAGGTtgctcaggcaaccttaattcagcatCCCGATAGTTATGCATTATGATCACATGctgtctgtcccccacccccccattcctgcttcattcactgggggggtggggaagggggagagagagctctgTGTGTTCAACTGGGAATATGGAGAAATGGGAAATTTCTGTTCTTGACAAAATCCAATATGATTGACAAAAAGTCCATGCAGAACAGAGAAGTAGTTTCAGAGAATCTAGGTAATTTAAATTGATGCTTGGAACATGAAGCTGGCCACTCAATGCCTTCTGAATAACTGAGACTTCAATTGTCACAGCTCCATTTCACAAAAAGCAACTGGTTGGTggaagatgaaaaataaaaaaattaaaagtaaaatctcccttaaaaacataaaaatatatcTAAAAAAATATCCAAATAAAACAAGAGTTTCAGGTGAAATTCTGGAAGTCAATTGGAAACAGTGCACAAGACTCCCATGgagacagaatttcacccagaatgtgtgtgttagaggaTATCAGCCTTAGTATTATAAGGCTTTAGTATTAGGTGCTGAATGCGCCCAAAAAACCACAAAACATACTAAAATGACAGTTAACTAAACTTAGATTATATACATGTAAGTTACTAATGGGCTAGAATTCCTCTTAAGCAGTTTGTTTAGAAAATTTAGCACTAATATTGCTTTAAAAAGGggattttattgttattattttaagcTATATTTAAAATCTACTACAAAAAGTGTCATGAAGTTTATCGAAAAGACTACATGCAAGCACCGTGTATTTAATCTCGATATATGGTGCCCAAGTATAGTTATggcactaaaagaaaaaaaaaaaattgggactaAACTACCTGACAATCTCCTAAATCTCATTTAATATATCTGACATACAAACATTTTAGTATATAACCAAGTTTTATGTTTACTTGCCTTTGTGATCAACAAAAACATAACCATCAAAGCGATCCCTGAACAGTACTATGTCTTCTTGGTTTTTAAAGTTGATGTATGCTCTGGAAAACATGTGAGGATACAAACTGCAAAAGGACAGAAAGATAGCAATGTGTAAGGAAATGAAGCTGGCTAGTTGCTGATGATTTTAACTATACACACTATAGACAAGTGTAAATTAATTGACATACTAGAGTTACATGAAAAAATGGAAACCTGAAGTGTTGTACCTGGAATCATTAGCAAAGAATTCAAAATAGTCATGTTCAGGCAAAGGCTGAAGATGTTCTTCAAGTTGTTCCTTAGTCAAGCTGGGAGGCAAGCGTCGAATTACCACCTTAAACACAAGAATTTTAAGAGCGTAAAATTATTGTCTGCCCCTGACTTTATTTCAGAGGTTACTTGAAAGATGCCATAGGATAACAAAGCTAAGTCAACAACTGTGGCTCATGTCAAGAAAGTGGAAATCTTTTTCACCCAGCCTGGCTTCAATACCATTTTTATATCTTAAGCACTGAGTGATCTAGAAACATCACAATTCTTCAAGAAAGCACAGAAAGActgggggcctgatccagcacccaCTTAAGTCAAAGAAAAGACTCCTCCTCACTTCCCAAGAGGAGCAGTCTCAGGCCCTAAGTGATGAGAGCAAGGAATTCAAAGGCAAGATTCCGGAGCTCCGTTCCCTAGCCTACCACTAACTGCTACTTTGGGCAAGTGACTTGGGCCAAACATTTCCCACGTGGTGGCCAGTGGGTCCGGATGCCACCCAGGCCTTGGTTCTGCAGAGTGCTGCCAACTCTCAAAGCGCCGCGCGAGCTCAGCACCTCCCTGGGCAAACCATCAGATCTGGGCACCGAAAAACGAGACACCGCCAGATACGGGCCCGGGCGCCCTGGGCCtgcctggccccatccccagaACAGCGTCCAGAGGCCCCGTCCGGGGGTTGAGGCGCTGGGCTCTACGGAGCAGCCCGGCAGGAGCGCAGGCCGGGGCACGGGAGAGGGGAAAGCGCCGCCAGCCCCGAGCTAGGGAGCCTCGGTCCCgagggccccgcccccagcctcaccTTACTGAGCGTCTCCTTCTTGTCCTTCGGCCGCTCGAGCCGCtcgggctccccgccccccctgagATCCAGGGGGCCCCCGGGCGCCCGCTTCTCTTTAGGCCTAGTGTTCTCCTTATCCTCCTTCATCCCGTTCTCCGGCCAGCGAGCCACGCCCCCTCTCGCCCATTGGCTGCTGCGCCTCTCGCGGGATCACCGCCTTAAAGGGCCACGAACCGCCGCCTGGCGCCGGCGGCGCCTCCTCAAGGCTACAGCACCGTGGGGCTGGGAGTTCCCGGCATGCACTGGGGCTAACGGGGGCGGCCGCTCCCGGCATGCTCCCAGCAGGCAGGTCATCGGGGCCACGGGAAGTTCCCGGCAGCCGTGGCAGGCCTAGTGGGACGCCGAGCGCCTCCACAGTCACGGGGGGCCTAGCCCCGCCCTATCGCTGTTGCACTCGTGACCCTTCAACGGCCTTTGCCTCGGCACAATGGCGGCGGCGGCGCGCCGTCGTGATGCATGATGGGTAGGCGGTGCCCTGTGGGTAGTCCTGGGGCGGGGCTAATGCGCAGGCGACTTGGGGCTACTTGCGCATGCGCACTCCTGGGGTCGGTTGTCTAGCGTAGCAGTCGGTAGCGGCTCGAGCGGACGCCGGGATGTGGTACGAGATCCTGCCCAGCGCGGCCATTAT
This genomic interval from Malaclemys terrapin pileata isolate rMalTer1 chromosome 9, rMalTer1.hap1, whole genome shotgun sequence contains the following:
- the UPF3B gene encoding regulator of nonsense transcripts 3B, with translation MKEDKENTRPKEKRAPGGPLDLRGGGEPERLERPKDKKETLSKVVIRRLPPSLTKEQLEEHLQPLPEHDYFEFFANDSSLYPHMFSRAYINFKNQEDIVLFRDRFDGYVFVDHKGQEYAAIVEFAPFQKSAKKKNKKKDAKTGTIDDDPEYKKFLESYSADDEKLTSTPETLLEEIEARNKELIAKKTTPLLNFLKNKQRLREEKREERRRRELERKRQREEERRKWKEEERRKRKEAEKLKKVDKCPEKERDKSKDEPKIKLLKKPEKDERDLEKKEKFKKLEKEIVREEKSAGALISVSAKRSDGETKEEKAKKPEDEYGKDYRERERDFEREREYERLQREKQRRQDEERRRQKERFEKEKVFRKREEEVKKEINSFREKGRKSELPDFTGNTEKAEKITKDDKKEDAAKRDRIRNKDRPAMQLYQPGVRSRSRLCPYEDMATKSVDQGADKQESETSNTKEEE